The region TGTGTTTCGTTTGATCCTTTCACGTTCGAGCAGGACGGTTTCGCCACGTCCGAAGTAGATATCGGCGGGGGTGAGATTGCCGAGGCTCTCATGGTATCGGTGATGATTGTAGTGATTGACGAAGCGCTCGATACTCGCGTTGAGGTCACCGGGCAAGAAGTAGTTTTCCAGCAGAATGCGGTTCTTCAAAGTCTGATGCCAGCGTTCAATTTTTCCCTGTGTTTGCGGATGATACGGCGCTCCACGAACATGATCCATGCCTTGGTTGTTAAGCCATTCAGCCAGTTCACCAGAGATATAACTCGCACCATTGTCTGACAGCAGCCGTGGCTTGTGCCGAACATCGACCTGATCACAGCCGGATGCCTCAAGGGCCAGTTTCAGCGTGTCGGTGACATCGCTTGCCGTCATCGTCGTACATAGCTTCCAGGCGACAACGTACCGGGAGAAGTCATCCAGAATGGTCGACAGATAGAACCAACCCCAGCCAATGATCTTTATGTAGGTGAAGTCAGTCTGCCACATCTGGTTGATGGCTGTGGTCTTGTCTTGGAATTCATCCGCAGCCTTGATGACTACGAAGGCCGGACTGGTGATCAGATCATGGGCCTTGAGCAGACGATACACCGATGCTTCCGACACGAAGTACTGCTGTGTGTCAGTGAACCGCACCGCCAACTCTCGTGGTGACAACTCGGGCTCTGCCAGGGCCAGATCAACAATACGATCCCGAATGTCATTCGGGATGCGGTTCCACACTCGTGACGGCTTTGGAGAGCGATCTTCCAGGGCTTCCGGGCCACCTGTCAGATATTTATTGTACCAGCGATAGAAGGTAGTGCGGGGGATGCCAAGCATATCAAGTGTCTGTTTGGCAGGAAGGTGGGACTGCTCCACCAGCCGAATGATTTCGAGCTTCTCTGATGCAGGGTATCTCATTCGTCCTCGCCCCCATCCCCGACCATGCTTTTTTTGAGCAACCGCAACTCAAGGGCTTGCTCGGCAACCACCTCCTTGAGGTCTCGAGCTTCACTACGCAGATCCTGCACTTCACCTGTGTTGGCTTCCCGGGCAGTATCACCAGCCAAACGCTTGCGGCCAGCTTCCATGAATTCCTTCGACCAACTGTAGTACTGGCTCTGGGCAATACCTTCCTGGCGACACAGCTCGGCAATGCTGTCTTCGCCGCGAAGGCCAGCAAGCACAATCCGGATCTTGTCTTCTGAGGAATACCTCTTCCGCGTCTTCCGGCGGATGTCTTTCACTGTACGATCTGCTGCATCCCGATGACGCTCGCTCTTCTGTCTCATGCTTCACTCCTGATCAGTGAAAATGAGCCAAAACCTCTCCCTTAAGCAATCAGCTTATCTGGACCCATAAGCGCTGACGGGGAACACTCGAATTCTTACGTGAATTTCCGTTTCTCGCGTTTGACCATCGGATCTTCCTGTCGCCTCCAGCGCTAACGGAAAGTCCCTCCACTTTCTCCGGGCAAGTCCATTGCTGTCGTAGTCTTCTTCCAAGCGATAATTCGAGATTAGGCTTCTGCCAATGATGAGACTGGCTGTTAAGGCTTCATGATCGTGACTGGGATTGAAGGCAAAGGAATTTTAGTTGCAAGTGAGAAACAGTTCAGACGATCCGGTAGCTGCGGTGCAACCGCAGACCACATTTGGCAGGTCCTTGACAGCGGAACCTATTCGGATGAAGCCGCCAAAAGCTGTGCGGCAGACAAAAGCCCCTCCCAGATAATATCGAGGGCCGCAATAAGAGACAGACTTTCTGATTGCTCCCAAAGCCTTATCGCTCGCTCTGTTACATCTGTGGCGTTGCTTGCGAGCGCGGCCGCAATTTGACGGTCTTTCACACGAGCAAATAGACATTCGGTGAGCTGGTCGCGTTCGGAAGCGAGAAAGCCATCGAGGATGCCACGTGCCTTTTCATTCGAACGCAGGACGCTTCCCACCATCCTGAGCACAGCTTCATCTTCAGCCAGCGTCTCCATGTGTTTGTCTAAGAATGCTTTGAGATCTGCCGCCAGCGACGCCGTTCCCGTCTGCAGCGCTTCCATGTCTTCCTCCCGGTAGCCCGGCGGCTCCCCAATCGCAGCAGCTTCCTTGTTTAAGTAATAGTTGAAAAAGGTCCGCGTGCTGATCCCTGCGGAAGCTGCGATTTCTTCCGTGGTCACGTTTTCAATGCCGCGCTGAACCACCAATTTCAACGCGGCTTTCTGGATCTCGCGCGCCGTTTCCAGCCGCCGTCTCTGTCGTAACGAAAGTGTCATCTCCCAATCCTTGCATAGTGTGCAAATTGTGCGTAGAAGGCAACAAAATCGCAAATTAGTCAAGGATCGAGAAGCAGATGAAGGTCGGCGTTTGGAAAGCGATTTGTGCGACACTCGCCCTGACGGGGTCTGTCACGATGGCGATTGCCCAAGGTGGACCACCGGGGTCACAAGGGGCGCCATCAGCGCCGATCGAAGTCGGCATCATCGAGTTGACATTGCAAGAGGTGCCGCGCGTCGTGACCCAGCCAGGGCGTGCTGTTGCATTTCAGGACGTAGAGGTGCGACCACGCGTAGGCGGTGCTGTCGAAGAAATACTCTACACACCAGGTCAGGATCTTTCGGTCGGTGACCCGTTGTTCCGGATCGATGATACTTCATATCTCTCAACCGTGGCCTCTGCCCGTGCAAGCTTAGCAACAGCGGAAGCCAATTTGCCTGTGGCACAAGCTGCATATGATCGCGCGGAACAATTAACTGGCCGAGGCTATACCGAGGCCGAGGTCGAAGCCGCACGCGCGGCTCTTGCGGAAGCCAAAGCAACATTAGATGCTGCCAAAGCCACGCTGGAATATGCAAGAGCCGAATTATCATGGACGACACTGACGAGTCCGATTGAAGGGCGTGCCGATGTGGCGACGGTTTCTGTCGGCGATCTTGTGACCGTCGGCCAGTCGGATGAGCTGACGACGATCGTGCGCTCCGACCCGATCTATGTGGACATGACGGAAGCGAGCGCACGTATCCTATCTGTCCGCAAGAGCATCATCGAAGGCAGCCTGAAGCAGAACGACGTCCTTCAGGCGACCCTCTTGCTGGAAAATGGCGACGTTTATCGCGGTACCGGAGAACTGGTTACCCCCGGAAACACCGTATCCACAACGACCGGAACCGTGACCATCCGGTTCAAGTTTGACAACCCCCAGCACCTGATCATTCCTGGCATGTTCGTCCGCGGCGAGATCGTCCTCGGCACGATGCAGGCCTATCTCGTGCCGCAGCGTGCCGCCACGCGCGGAAAATCGGGCAGGCTTGCCGTCTACGTCGTGGGCGACGACGGGACGGCACGACAGATTACGTTGGAAGACCAAGGAAGCTATCAGAACGCATGGATCGTCCGCGAAGGCTTGAAAGAGGGAGACCGGCTGATCGTGGATGGACTGTCCTCCATCCAGGCCGGACAGGCGGTGACACCGGTTCCCGCGATCATAGATGAAGACGGCATTGTGCACGATGCCGACACCACTGCCGCGGAGGATTGATCCATGGCCTCATTCTTCATTCACCGCCCCGTCTTTGCCTGGGTGCTTGCCATCGCGACCATGCTTTTGGGCGCCTACAGCCTCTCCAGCCTGCCGATTTCCCAGTATCCCGACATCGCGCCTACGACGGTGCGTATCACGGCGTCCTACACCGGGGCTTCTGCCGCGACGGTCGAGAATTCGGTCACGACGGTCATCGAGGACGGGATGACTGGGTTGGATGGCCTGACCTACATGACCTCCTCCTCGAGCGAAGGAACCGCCAGTATATCCCTGACCTTTGACGACAGCATTGATCCAGATATGGCGCAGGTGCAGGTGCAAAACAAACTGCAATTGGTGGAGTCTCAACTGCCGGATGTGGTGACGAACCTGGGCATCTCCGTCACCCGCTCGACCACGTCGATCCTCCTCGTCGGTGCGCTCGTTAGCGAGGATGACAGCTATTCCTCGCTGGAACTGGGCGACATTCTGAGCAGCACGATCCAAGATGCGGTGCAGCGCACGGATGGCGTGGGCTCGGTCAACATATTCGGTACGGAATACGCGATGCGAATCTGGTTGGACCCTGAGCGCTTGTATCAATACCAATTGACCCCAAACGATGTGACCTCGGCCGTATCCGAGCAGAACACCAACGTCACCGTTGGCAGTCTGGGTGATCAACCTGTCACCAAAGGCCAGCAGTACACAGTGTCGCTGTCCGCCCAATCCCAGCTTGAATCGGTCGAGGACTTTGAGAACATCCTTTTGAAAACCAAGCCAGACGGATCGGCGATCTATCTTGCCGATGTCGCTGCGGTCGAGCTGGCCGAGGAAGACTACAGCAGCGTCAGCCGCTTCAACGGCCATCCCGCTGCGGGTTTTTCCGTAAACCTTTCCAGCGGTGCCAATGCGGTGGATACTGCCGAAGCGGTCCGCGCCGTGGTCGACGGCCTGTCCTCTGCCTTGCCGGCGGGAGTGACCGTTGAATACCCCTATGACACCTCGCCCTTTGTCGAAGAGTCTATTGAGCAGGTGTATCAAACACTTATCGAAGCAATCATCCTCGTGTTTCTTGTCATGTTTTTGTTTCTGCAAAGCTGGCGGGCGACACTCATTCCGACGATTGCCGTGCCTGTGGTTCTGCTGGGGACGTTTGGCGTGTTGTCGGCCTTTGGTATGTCGATCAACACCCTCTCCATGTTTGCGCTGGTTTTGGCCATCGGGCTGCTTGTCGATGACGCAATTGTTGTGGTCGAGAATGTCGAGCGGGTGATGGAAGAAGAGGGGCTCGATGCGGTTGCGGCGACAGAAAAGAGCATGGGCGAAATCTCCACCGCGCTGATCGGGATGGTGATGGTTTTGACTGCGGTGTTCCTGCCGATGGCCTTCATGGACGGGTCGACCGGGGTGATCTACAAGCAGTTCTCGGTCACGATCATCTCGGCGATGGTGCTGTCGCTGTTCGTGGCACTGATCCTCACGCCCGCGATGTGTGCACAGCTTCTCAAGCCGAAGCACGACAAGACCCTCGTAGCACCCTTGCGCTGGTTCAATGCGGGGCTTGATCGGTTGACAGGCGGCTACGGCACCGTGGTTGAGCGGTTCTCTTTGCGTCCTTTCCGAATGCTGCTGGTCCTGGGGCTTGTGGGTCTGGGCGCTTATTGGGTCTATGACCGCCTGCCTTCATCATTTCTGCCGACCGAAGATCAGGGCGTTCTGATGGCCATGCTCGAATTGCCGCAAGGATCGACTGTCCAGCAGACGCAACACATGATCACGCAAATTGAGGAATACCTGCTGACCGAGGAAACTGACATCGTGGACGGTGTCTTTGCCAATGTCGGGTTCAGTTTCAGCGGAACGGGGCAAAACTACGGGATGATGTTTTTCCGGCTCAAGGACTACGATGACCGGCCCGGACTGGATGCGGCTGATCTGATGATGCGGACAAACATGAAGTTCTTCCAGTCCCGACTTGGCAGCGTCTTTGTCCTTCAGCCTCCTGCAATTCAGGGGCTTGGAACCTCCTCCGGCTTCACCATGTATCTCGTCGATCAATCAGGTGCAGGGCTGGATGTCTTGACTACTGCGGCCGATCAGCTCGTGGCGAATGGACTCCTGGACGGGCGGGTGACCAATCTTCGCGGCAACGATGACGCAACCGAGCCAGCCTTGAAAATGAAAATCGACCAGCAGAAGGCCGAGGCGTTGGGTGTGTCCCTATCGGACGTCAACGCAATGCTATCCACCGTGTTTTCAGGTTCATATGTCAACGACTTCCCCCTTGGAAACGATCTTCGCGAGGTGATCGTTCAGGGCGGCGCCAATTGGCGAATGCAACCAGAGAACATTGATCAATGGCATGTGCGCAATAGCGACGCCGAAATGGTCCCGCTTTCGGCATTCCTCAGCCGTGAGTGGGAAACGATCACGCCCAAGCTCTCCAGATATGGTGGCACCCGCGCACTGGAAATTTCTGGCGAGGCGGCTGCGGGCATTAGTTCCGGCGACGCCATGAACATGATGGAGCAGCTAACTGCCAATCTCGATGGCTCCTATGCCGTCGCCTGGACAGGTCTGAGCTACCAAGAGAAATTGTCCGGGGATCAGGAAGTCATTCTATACGCGATCTCGGCGCTGGTAGTCTTCCTGTGCCTTGCCGCCCTTTACGAAAGCTGGACTGTGCCCTTTGCCGTGATGCTTTCGGTTCCCCTGGGCATCCTGGGCGCTTTGGTGACGACGTGGTACTTCGGCCAGTCGAACGACGTTTATTTCAAGGTGGGCCTGCTGACTACAATCGGCCTTGCCGCAAGAAACGCCATTCTGATCGTCGAATTTGCGGAATCCCTGCGTTCGCAAGGTAAGACATTACAGGAAGCGACGACCACGGCGGCCCGCCTGCGTTTGCGCCCCATCCTCATGACTGCGTTGACTTTCGGCATTGGCATTACGCCGCTGGTTCTGGCCTCGGGAGCAGGAGCAAATGCCCAAAAGTCCATTGGCACCGGGATGCTCGGCGGGATCGTCTTTTCAGCGGTCATCGGGATCGTGATGGTTCCAGTGTTCTACGTCGCCGTCATCAAGGCCACGGAACGGTTCCGTGGCCGAGGGGAGATTGCCCAGTGAAAGCCCGTTTCCTCCTGATCGGTCTGCTTGTCGGCAGCTGCGCTGTCGGCCCTGACTTCGAGCGCCCCGAGGTCGCGCTGGAAACCCGGTTTGTCGGCGGCGATGCCGAGGCGATCGCGGCCGTGGCCTCGGAAAACTGGTGGCTCAGCTACAATGACGCGGTGCTCAGCCGGTTTATCACGCGCGGCCTTGCACGGAACCTCGACACGCTTTCGGCGACTGAAGCGATCCGACAGGCACAGGCAGAACTGCGAGAAACCGGCGTCAACTCTGCCATCGACGGATCGCTGACCGCATCGCGAGAATGGTCCGGCGGCAATGCGATCGACGGCACCAGCATCGTCAACTCGGTTGATCTGGGGGCGTCGTTGGTCATCGATCTTTTCGGAGGCATCCGGCGCGAGCGTGAGAGCGCGCAGGCCTCGGTTACCGCGGCGCGCGCAGATGCGGAAACGATCCGCCTGGCCTGGCTGGCTGAACTGATCTCGGCTTACTCGGATGCACGATATTACCAGGATTCTCTTGCGCTCACCCGCAGCACGATCCGCGCTCGACAGGAAACCGTCAACATCACGCAAAGCAAGTATGAGGCAGGAGCGGCAACCGAGTACGAGGTCGCGGAGGCCCGAGCCCTCCTGTCCAACGCACGCGCGGCCTTGCCACAATATGCGGCGCTGTTTGACGCCCGAGTCTACGCCATCGCCACGTTGTTGAACGAGCCCGCCGGCCCGATCATGACAACGATGCAAAAAGGTGCCGCGCAATTGCGCACGCCTGGCGGGACCCGGACAGGCGTTCCCGCGGATCTGTTGCGCAACCGGCCCGACGTGCGTAGCGCGGAAGCCGACCTTGCTGCCGCCGTAGCCGACATCGGCGTGGCTGAAGCCGCGTTGTATCCATCGCTTTCGATCGCCGGCACAGTCGGACGTATCGAAGCGGTGAACTCGTGGAGCTTCGGGCCGACACTGACACTGCCAATCTTGAATCAGGGCAAGCTCAGGGCAACCCGGGATGCGGCCATCTCGTCCGCGAAGCAATATGAGATCGCCTGGAGAGCTGCTGTCATGGACGCCGTGGAGGACGTTCAGGTCGCGCAGTCCAATTTAAGCCGCTATCGCCAACGGGCAGCGCTCCTGCGTCAGGCAGCCGACGAATACGGTCATGCTCTGAAACTGGCCCAGGAAAATTACCGAAGGGGCGCAATCACGCTTTTGGACCTGCTGGAAACCGATCGGAACACCGCATCAGCACGCATTACTGCTGCCTCTGCTGTGAATGACGCAGCGCAGGCCTGGGCAACGTTGAAGCTCGCCACAGGAGCGGGCGCCGCCGGGACGGAAACGGCAAGCAATTGACTGGGACAAATGTGGTGAGCTCGATGAGAGAGCAAGCTATCTGCACCAAAACCTCGATTATGAAGGTACGACTTATATGATGAAACACACTGGGAAATTAGCCTTGCTCGTTGCCCTTATCGGTGTGCTAGGGGTAGCATTTTTGCTGTTTGGAGCTCGTTTGGGGCTGTGGGAGCCGACCACGGGTTTCGGTCTCTATCGCACCTATCTAAATCCACTCGGCTTGACTGTCGCCGGGTTGGGCGCGCTGGCGTTGGTGATTCACCTTATTCGCAAGGAAAAACGCGGGACAGTTTTAGGCAGCGTTGCGTTACTAGTGGGGCTAGTCATTCTGACGCCCTTGATCGCCGGTTCGCTCAACCCGCCGCGACGCGCGCCGCCGATCCACGACATCTCGACCGATACCGCCAATCCGCCCGCTTTCGAGGTGCTCGATGACAGCCGCGCAGGCGCCCGTAATTCGCTCGAATATGGAGGGTCCGAGGTGGCCGAAATTCAGGCGATCTCTTATCCGGACATCGCACCCCTAAAAACGGGTTTGGCCGCGGATGCCGCCTATGAACGCGCGCTGGCGGTTGCCCAGGATATGGGGTGGGACATCATCGTTTCGGATACGGAGCGTCGCCGTTTTGAGGCAACCGCGCGTACATCTGTATTTTACTTCGCAGACGATGTTGCGCTTGTCGTGACGCCACAAGGTGACGGAAGCCGGGTTGACATGCGCAGTGTATCGAGAGTGGGCCGGAGCGATCAAGGCGTCAATGCCGCACGCATCCGCGATTTCCAGCAGAGGTTCGATGGATAACCTTCGGTCTCGCAGAACGCGGGACCATTACTTCCAACCCTGCTCGAATGTGGACGAACAGAGCTGGCGAACAAGCATGCGCGCACAGCACCTTGTTGGTCTGAACGAGCCAGCCACCGTGTTCGCAAACAACTCTGCCCATGGCCGATCTGCGCCAGGGCCGCACGAGCTTTGTGATTGCGCATTGCTTGTCGACCATCTGCGACGCAGACATGATCGTTTATATGGAAAATGGAAATGTGCGCGAGACTGGTACGAACGAGCAACTCATGGAGTTTCAGGGCGGGTACTGGCGACTCCAGAACGCGGTAAAGAGCTAACCCATTGAATATTCGACTGCACTTGAACCTACACTACAAAGGATCGACCGATGACGAAAAGCCCCTCAGTTTACACCGCCGTTTTTGTCGCTTCAGTGGGTTTGGCAATTCCTCAAAGTTCGCTTGCCGAAACTCCGACGATACAAACCGTCGGGCCAGTGATCCACCTCGCGGACAACCTTAACGAAGAAGCCAAGCTAGGTTGGTGTATCGACACCGAAGGTCGCGGGTTAGGTGACCAGCTTCACGCGCATTCCTGCAAACCAAACGGCGATGACGTGCTGTTTTCGTACGTACCGGACACCGGCATGATCAAATCGGCGACGTATGAGGGCTTGTGCATGGCCTATAACGCGCCAGGAAGTTTAGAAAACCCGTTCGGTTTGATCACTTGCGATGATACTGATCCAAACCAACGGTTTAACTATGATGTGGCTAGCATGGAGATGCATTTGGCCGCTGATGAGCAAAAATGTGTGACAGTCGCGGAAACCATTGACGATGCCGGGCCCTACCAGTCACGCGATCTCATCCTCGGTGACTGCGCTGAATTGGAGCTCAGCTTCAAGCAATGGGTCATTCAAAAGTAAACCAATATAACATTTTGCCGGAGCCCCGTGCTGTTTCTTCCGTGTGGCTCCGGCACGAAATGAATAGCCCCGCGTTTTCTGGACACCCTCGGCTTTCGTCATCTTCCACTATTCGCCCTCTATGGGCGACAGCATCCAGTTCTGACGTTTTGTCGCACCGGGTTGCCGAATTTCCCGATGCACTCAAGCATGTCCTGCTGTGCGAGCTACATCTTGGATATTTGTGGATTCATATATTTTCAAATTCTTGGTCAACAAAAAAAACCGCCGAGATTTGCGAGCGGGGTTTCTAATTGGGTTGGGGGCGGGATTTGAACCTGCGACAAGCGGGATAGGATTCCGCTGTTCCTGCATAAATCATAACCACCAAATACCGCCTTCTCCCGGATAATCCCGTCAAAATTTTTCTGGTGCCGATTAATTGCGGCCAGTGCCAAATAATTCTGGCAAGTACAATGATGTCGTGGACTGAAATAAAATTTACGAAAGCGTAAGACGGGCTTTTTTCTAGTAAGTTGGCCTGTTTTTGACTACGGATCGTAGGGCCCGCAATATCTGTTGGTGCAATTTAATTCCGGAACAATTTGGAAACTAAAGCGGAATTTGGATGGCGATACCATTCTTTCCGGTTCGGGCTTCCCTATTGTGAAACTTGACGATTTTCAGTGCGAAAAAGGATCAGAGATTGTTGTTGGGCGAGACTAGGTTGATCTGCCATCCGCTCCGGGTTGGTCCATTTTGAATGGTTAGCGTCCACTAGGGTTTGATTCATCAGAACAATGACGTCAGGAGCTGGTGGGCGGGAGACTAAAACACGATTTTAAGCCACTTGGGGCTGTTTGGTGTTGTAGTGTTTCCTCCAGCTTTCGGTGATGACTTGAGCCTCCGCGGGGATGTGAGGAGGCCTTAATTCAGCAGTTCATCGCGCAAGCGCGCATTGAAGCTTCCACAGTATGCGTTCTCCTGGGCGAGTTTAAGCACTATGCGTATCGCGATTTATGCGACGTCAAGACGATCCGGCCTTCGCTGGAACGTCGCGGCAAAGGTTTCCGCGACCGCGAGAATGGCGGCATGCACAGGGCCGGAGGTCAACGCAGGGAAGACGGATGCGTCGACGATGTGGAGGTTTTCGAGCCCATTGACCTTAAGGTTGTCGTCGACGATCGCCTCGTCGTCAGCTCCCATGCGGCATGTGCCGATTGGATGGTGGTGGGTGATGGCGGCACTTGCGATAAACGCGTCGAACTCCTCAGCGGTCCGGACGTCCTTGCGAGGCAGCACTTCCTCAAGCCTCCAGTCGGACATTACTTCGCTGTGACCGACCTCACGTGCATATTCCAGTGCCCGGCGGAAATATGTCCTGTCGGTTTCTGTCTGCAGATAGGCAGGGTCCAGCAGCGGTTTGTCGCGAAGTCCGGGACCGCTCGGCGTCAGGAAACCTCGGCTTGTTGGGTGTGTGACGCCAAAGAGGAACGTGTAGGCGTCTCCGGGCGCCGGCGC is a window of Labrenzia sp. CE80 DNA encoding:
- a CDS encoding DUF1499 domain-containing protein codes for the protein MLVALIGVLGVAFLLFGARLGLWEPTTGFGLYRTYLNPLGLTVAGLGALALVIHLIRKEKRGTVLGSVALLVGLVILTPLIAGSLNPPRRAPPIHDISTDTANPPAFEVLDDSRAGARNSLEYGGSEVAEIQAISYPDIAPLKTGLAADAAYERALAVAQDMGWDIIVSDTERRRFEATARTSVFYFADDVALVVTPQGDGSRVDMRSVSRVGRSDQGVNAARIRDFQQRFDG
- a CDS encoding IS3 family transposase (programmed frameshift), whose amino-acid sequence is MRQKSERHRDAADRTVKDIRRKTRKRYSSEDKIRIVLAGLRGEDSIAELCRQEGIAQSQYYSWSKEFMEAGRKRLAGDTAREANTGEVQDLRSEARDLKEVVAEQALELRLLKKKHGRGWGRGRMRYPASEKLEIIRLVEQSHLPAKQTLDMLGIPRTTFYRWYNKYLTGGPEALEDRSPKPSRVWNRIPNDIRDRIVDLALAEPELSPRELAVRFTDTQQYFVSEASVYRLLKAHDLITSPAFVVIKAADEFQDKTTAINQMWQTDFTYIKIIGWGWFYLSTILDDFSRYVVAWKLCTTMTASDVTDTLKLALEASGCDQVDVRHKPRLLSDNGASYISGELAEWLNNQGMDHVRGAPYHPQTQGKIERWHQTLKNRILLENYFLPGDLNASIERFVNHYNHHRYHESLGNLTPADIYFGRGETVLLERERIKRNTINQRRLQNRNQAA
- a CDS encoding efflux RND transporter permease subunit, with amino-acid sequence MASFFIHRPVFAWVLAIATMLLGAYSLSSLPISQYPDIAPTTVRITASYTGASAATVENSVTTVIEDGMTGLDGLTYMTSSSSEGTASISLTFDDSIDPDMAQVQVQNKLQLVESQLPDVVTNLGISVTRSTTSILLVGALVSEDDSYSSLELGDILSSTIQDAVQRTDGVGSVNIFGTEYAMRIWLDPERLYQYQLTPNDVTSAVSEQNTNVTVGSLGDQPVTKGQQYTVSLSAQSQLESVEDFENILLKTKPDGSAIYLADVAAVELAEEDYSSVSRFNGHPAAGFSVNLSSGANAVDTAEAVRAVVDGLSSALPAGVTVEYPYDTSPFVEESIEQVYQTLIEAIILVFLVMFLFLQSWRATLIPTIAVPVVLLGTFGVLSAFGMSINTLSMFALVLAIGLLVDDAIVVVENVERVMEEEGLDAVAATEKSMGEISTALIGMVMVLTAVFLPMAFMDGSTGVIYKQFSVTIISAMVLSLFVALILTPAMCAQLLKPKHDKTLVAPLRWFNAGLDRLTGGYGTVVERFSLRPFRMLLVLGLVGLGAYWVYDRLPSSFLPTEDQGVLMAMLELPQGSTVQQTQHMITQIEEYLLTEETDIVDGVFANVGFSFSGTGQNYGMMFFRLKDYDDRPGLDAADLMMRTNMKFFQSRLGSVFVLQPPAIQGLGTSSGFTMYLVDQSGAGLDVLTTAADQLVANGLLDGRVTNLRGNDDATEPALKMKIDQQKAEALGVSLSDVNAMLSTVFSGSYVNDFPLGNDLREVIVQGGANWRMQPENIDQWHVRNSDAEMVPLSAFLSREWETITPKLSRYGGTRALEISGEAAAGISSGDAMNMMEQLTANLDGSYAVAWTGLSYQEKLSGDQEVILYAISALVVFLCLAALYESWTVPFAVMLSVPLGILGALVTTWYFGQSNDVYFKVGLLTTIGLAARNAILIVEFAESLRSQGKTLQEATTTAARLRLRPILMTALTFGIGITPLVLASGAGANAQKSIGTGMLGGIVFSAVIGIVMVPVFYVAVIKATERFRGRGEIAQ
- a CDS encoding RICIN domain-containing protein yields the protein MTKSPSVYTAVFVASVGLAIPQSSLAETPTIQTVGPVIHLADNLNEEAKLGWCIDTEGRGLGDQLHAHSCKPNGDDVLFSYVPDTGMIKSATYEGLCMAYNAPGSLENPFGLITCDDTDPNQRFNYDVASMEMHLAADEQKCVTVAETIDDAGPYQSRDLILGDCAELELSFKQWVIQK
- a CDS encoding efflux transporter outer membrane subunit; the encoded protein is MKARFLLIGLLVGSCAVGPDFERPEVALETRFVGGDAEAIAAVASENWWLSYNDAVLSRFITRGLARNLDTLSATEAIRQAQAELRETGVNSAIDGSLTASREWSGGNAIDGTSIVNSVDLGASLVIDLFGGIRRERESAQASVTAARADAETIRLAWLAELISAYSDARYYQDSLALTRSTIRARQETVNITQSKYEAGAATEYEVAEARALLSNARAALPQYAALFDARVYAIATLLNEPAGPIMTTMQKGAAQLRTPGGTRTGVPADLLRNRPDVRSAEADLAAAVADIGVAEAALYPSLSIAGTVGRIEAVNSWSFGPTLTLPILNQGKLRATRDAAISSAKQYEIAWRAAVMDAVEDVQVAQSNLSRYRQRAALLRQAADEYGHALKLAQENYRRGAITLLDLLETDRNTASARITAASAVNDAAQAWATLKLATGAGAAGTETASN
- a CDS encoding efflux RND transporter periplasmic adaptor subunit, yielding MKVGVWKAICATLALTGSVTMAIAQGGPPGSQGAPSAPIEVGIIELTLQEVPRVVTQPGRAVAFQDVEVRPRVGGAVEEILYTPGQDLSVGDPLFRIDDTSYLSTVASARASLATAEANLPVAQAAYDRAEQLTGRGYTEAEVEAARAALAEAKATLDAAKATLEYARAELSWTTLTSPIEGRADVATVSVGDLVTVGQSDELTTIVRSDPIYVDMTEASARILSVRKSIIEGSLKQNDVLQATLLLENGDVYRGTGELVTPGNTVSTTTGTVTIRFKFDNPQHLIIPGMFVRGEIVLGTMQAYLVPQRAATRGKSGRLAVYVVGDDGTARQITLEDQGSYQNAWIVREGLKEGDRLIVDGLSSIQAGQAVTPVPAIIDEDGIVHDADTTAAED
- a CDS encoding TetR/AcrR family transcriptional regulator codes for the protein MKLVVQRGIENVTTEEIAASAGISTRTFFNYYLNKEAAAIGEPPGYREEDMEALQTGTASLAADLKAFLDKHMETLAEDEAVLRMVGSVLRSNEKARGILDGFLASERDQLTECLFARVKDRQIAAALASNATDVTERAIRLWEQSESLSLIAALDIIWEGLLSAAQLLAASSE